In Pirellula sp. SH-Sr6A, the DNA window GTTCGCAACGAGATGGAATTGAGCGACGGCCCCCCCGACTGGTGGGCTCCGATGGACGTCTCCCCCTGGGCTGGCAAAAAGGGGACCGTTGTCATCGACAAACTCCCTGGCGATTCGCAAGGCCTCGAGTTGATACGCCCTTCCGATCGAATACCAGGTGACTCACCTGTTTACGAAGAGACAAAGCGGTCGCAATTCCACTTCTCACCGATGCGTGGCTGGAACAACGACCCGAACGGATTGGTTTACTACCAAGGAAACTACCACCTCTTCTTTCAGCACAACCCTTACGGTTGGGGATGGGGAAACATGCACTGGGGACATGCCGTCAGCCAGGATTTAGTTCACTGGGAAGAATTGGGTGACAAGCTTCTCCCAGACGACATGGGGCCCATGTTCAGTGGTAGCGCTGTGGTCGACAAGAACAACACCAGTGGCCTGGGGCGAGATGGGAAGCCTCCGATGGTCTTGTTTTACACGGCTGCCGGCACACCTACGGTGCAGGGACTTGCTTATAGTCACGATGGAAAGACATTCCAAAAGCTAAAGAGCAATCCCATCCTGCATCAGGTCACCCCCGGCAACCGTGACCCCAAGGTGATTTGGCACGAACCAACCAAACACTGGATTATGGTTCTCTATGTCGAACTCCCTGGCAAGCAACACACCGTTCACTTCTATCGTTCTCCGAACCTTATGGATTGGACTCTGGCCAGCGTCGTTCGTGGCGGCATCGATGGCGACAAGTATCTGTTTGAATGCCCTGATTTTTTTCCGCTTCCTGTCGACGACGATCCCAACGACGTGAAGTGGGTATTGCTCGGCGCGGACAGTCAGTATGCCATTGGTACGTTCGATGGTGTTACTTTTCAGCCGGAGCACTCCCGATTACCTGGTCATCGCGGACGCGGTTTCTACGCTGCCCAATCGTTCAGCGATATTCCCGCCAACGACGGTCGTCGAATCTTGATCGGTTGGTTTCAAACCGAAACCAAAGAGATGCCCTTCAATCAGTCCATGTCCATCCCATTGGACCTGCGTCTCACGAAGACGTCTGACGGTCCTCGTATGACCTTTCGACCTATCCAAGAGCTCGCGCAGATTCGACAAAAAACCCAAACGTTCGATCTTCCTCTTGCCACCACAAAGAGCTTGAATCCGCTCGCCGATTTGCAGGGGGAGCTGTGGGAAGTTCAGTTCGCCGCCACCCCTTCGCCCGATGCGATTCTGGAATGGGAACTGCGAGGAGAAAAACTTCGGTACACCCATTCGTCGCGAATACTGGAGGGAATGGGTGTCCAGGTTTCGCTACCAAAGGAAACAAAAACTTTTGGCCTTCAGCTTTTCATCGACCGAAACGGCTTGGAGCTCTTCACCGCGGATGGTCAGGTTTACATTCCGATCCCTATTTCGTTCGCCCCGAACAACGCACGCCTTTCGTTCCGAGTTCTTCAGGGGGAAACGGAGAATGTCAAAATAGAAGCCCACGCGCTGCGGTCTATTTGGAACAAGGGGTCGCACCGATGAAGGCGGGCTGGTTTCAACTCGCGGTGTTTTCCTTCGCGTGGGGCGCGTCGATGGATGGGCTGGAAGTCGCAGTCGCGGACGGCGGAAACGAGCCGGCGTTGCAAATACTCAAGGATCATTGCACGGAGTGCCATGGTTCGGACTCGCAAGAATCGCGACTTCGACTCGACAGCTTGGAGGGCGCTATTCGAGGTGGCGATTTTGGACCTGCGATCCTACCTGGGGATGCGACCAATAGTGAATTGGTACGACGCGTAACGAGTCGCAACCAGGAGCAACGCATGCCCCCCGACGGTCCGGGACTGACTGTCCTCCAGATCGAGACGTTGCGAACCTGGGTCGATTCCCTCCCAAAAGGGATGACTCTCGAGTCGGCTTCCGCGCCGCTCGATCCATCGATTCACAACCATTGGGCTTGGCAGCCGATCGCGGATCCTGTGGTGGGAGCTTTCCCCCAACCTAATCGAGCCGAGGAAGCCGGAGACAAAGCAGTCGAGATCGATCGCAACCCCATCGACATCTTCGTTCGGACAACACTTCGCCATCGAGGGCTCCCCCTTTCGCCCCCGGCCGATCGTCGAACGCTTGCTAGGCGATTGAGCTTTGATCTTTGTGGTCTTCCACCCGATCCCGAGGAACTCCAACAATTCCTGGTCGATGAGGCACCCGAT includes these proteins:
- a CDS encoding glycoside hydrolase family 32 protein: MIQLRWARLLRRAPWFACWFVAFISCCSVLFGQAQETDILIADFESDTYGAWTTSGEAFGTAPARGALPGQMPVSGYRGDRLVNSFYQGDRTTGSLTSPPFQIERNFIAFLIGGGRDPMRLAFRLVVDGQIVRSATGPNDRPGGSEELSLEFWDVRDWKGKTGVLQIVDEATGGWGHINVDHVVNTDSQPAAPRVDASKEWDLRERYLLFPIKNGAKKRVVTFSVDGERIVRNEMELSDGPPDWWAPMDVSPWAGKKGTVVIDKLPGDSQGLELIRPSDRIPGDSPVYEETKRSQFHFSPMRGWNNDPNGLVYYQGNYHLFFQHNPYGWGWGNMHWGHAVSQDLVHWEELGDKLLPDDMGPMFSGSAVVDKNNTSGLGRDGKPPMVLFYTAAGTPTVQGLAYSHDGKTFQKLKSNPILHQVTPGNRDPKVIWHEPTKHWIMVLYVELPGKQHTVHFYRSPNLMDWTLASVVRGGIDGDKYLFECPDFFPLPVDDDPNDVKWVLLGADSQYAIGTFDGVTFQPEHSRLPGHRGRGFYAAQSFSDIPANDGRRILIGWFQTETKEMPFNQSMSIPLDLRLTKTSDGPRMTFRPIQELAQIRQKTQTFDLPLATTKSLNPLADLQGELWEVQFAATPSPDAILEWELRGEKLRYTHSSRILEGMGVQVSLPKETKTFGLQLFIDRNGLELFTADGQVYIPIPISFAPNNARLSFRVLQGETENVKIEAHALRSIWNKGSHR